Proteins co-encoded in one Saprospira grandis genomic window:
- a CDS encoding alpha/beta hydrolase family protein, producing MGLLLLLFLGLVPACQPAQSAEAEPAPLLADSSQTDSLPPSQLPPAIRQGPQPRLAQFSDSLTTLSIGGHKVDIQLPRAAFKGSIIILPGYNFPKEDACQKAPLFCQTFLEAGYLLIMPEMGRSLYSSQYFPETQARYKRYPDQNWVLDSLLPHLQLEYGLLVDGQDNFLVGISTGGRGAALLALAAPERWTAVASLSGDFDQSQIPNDGLMRNFYGPYKQFSQRWKMVDNVIARIDDWQTPIFIGHGGADKVVPPRPV from the coding sequence TTGGGCCTTTTACTGCTGTTGTTCTTGGGCCTAGTTCCCGCCTGCCAGCCTGCTCAATCAGCAGAGGCAGAACCCGCCCCCCTCCTAGCAGATAGTAGCCAAACAGACAGTTTGCCCCCAAGCCAACTCCCCCCCGCTATTCGCCAAGGGCCACAGCCTCGGCTAGCCCAGTTTAGCGACAGTCTGACGACCCTAAGTATTGGGGGGCATAAGGTGGATATACAACTCCCTAGGGCCGCCTTTAAGGGCAGTATCATTATTTTGCCTGGCTATAATTTCCCGAAGGAGGATGCCTGCCAGAAAGCTCCCCTCTTTTGCCAGACCTTTTTGGAGGCGGGTTATCTACTCATTATGCCTGAAATGGGACGCTCCTTATATAGTAGTCAGTATTTTCCAGAAACCCAGGCTCGTTACAAGCGCTATCCCGACCAAAACTGGGTCCTAGATAGTCTGCTCCCTCATTTGCAGCTAGAATATGGGCTATTAGTAGATGGGCAAGACAATTTCTTAGTGGGCATTTCTACTGGGGGCCGAGGGGCTGCTCTTTTGGCCTTGGCTGCGCCCGAGCGTTGGACCGCAGTGGCCAGCCTGTCTGGAGACTTTGACCAAAGCCAGATACCCAATGATGGACTGATGCGCAACTTTTATGGACCTTACAAACAATTTAGTCAGCGCTGGAAAATGGTGGATAATGTTATTGCTCGCATAGACGACTGGCAAACGCCTATCTTTATTGGGCATGGCGGAGCCGATAAGGTGGTCCCCCCCCGCCCAGTCTAA
- a CDS encoding YebC/PmpR family DNA-binding transcriptional regulator gives MGRAFEYRKERKMKRWSQMAKVFTKIGREIALAVKEGGPDPENNPKLRLAVQNAKVANMPKKNVEAAIQRATSKDAEDLQEVVYEGYGPHGVAFIIETLTDNPTRTVANMRFYFSRSNGSLGTSGSVSFMFDRQGEFILDAEGLDMEELELELIDGGAEEIEINEDQICIYTAFEDFGNMQAKLEELGLEVKEASLQRFANASKKLEDPDQIAEIENLIDKFEDDDDVQKVFHSMEI, from the coding sequence ATGGGAAGAGCATTTGAATATCGCAAAGAGCGCAAGATGAAGCGTTGGAGCCAGATGGCCAAGGTATTTACAAAAATTGGTAGAGAGATCGCATTGGCGGTAAAAGAGGGGGGCCCTGATCCGGAGAACAACCCGAAATTGCGTTTGGCGGTACAGAATGCCAAGGTGGCCAATATGCCTAAAAAGAACGTAGAGGCGGCCATTCAGCGGGCGACCTCTAAGGATGCGGAGGACTTGCAGGAGGTGGTATATGAGGGCTATGGGCCTCATGGTGTAGCCTTTATTATTGAGACCTTGACGGACAATCCGACGCGGACGGTGGCCAATATGCGTTTTTATTTTAGTCGTTCTAATGGTTCATTGGGGACCTCGGGTTCGGTATCTTTTATGTTTGACCGTCAGGGCGAATTCATTTTGGATGCCGAGGGTTTGGACATGGAAGAGTTGGAGTTGGAATTGATTGATGGAGGAGCCGAAGAGATTGAGATCAATGAGGATCAGATTTGTATTTATACGGCCTTTGAGGACTTTGGAAACATGCAAGCCAAGTTGGAAGAGTTGGGCTTGGAGGTAAAAGAGGCTAGTTTGCAGCGTTTTGCCAATGCGAGTAAAAAGTTGGAAGACCCCGATCAAATTGCTGAAATAGAGAACCTTATTGATAAGTTTGAGGATGATGACGATGTGCAGAAGGTTTTCCACTCTATGGAAATTTAA
- a CDS encoding phosphoglycerate mutase family protein: protein MKLYLVRHAQPAPKEYRGFPGPALGEKGKEQALAIAQYLAKKDIQAVYCSDYLRVGQTYAPYAQLAPALQPKIVQALREREKEIEPHESLEQRVQDWYRGEEEQLWARPTAIFSHCGPINMILEYLDPKKEQLDYPYTCPYGCHTPLGSIWELEIGEAGGVDGALWWNWE, encoded by the coding sequence ATGAAGCTTTATTTAGTGCGTCATGCCCAGCCTGCCCCCAAAGAATATCGGGGTTTTCCGGGTCCAGCCTTGGGCGAAAAGGGAAAAGAGCAAGCCTTAGCCATTGCCCAGTATTTGGCAAAGAAAGATATTCAGGCCGTATATTGTAGCGATTATTTGCGGGTAGGGCAGACCTATGCGCCCTATGCTCAGCTTGCTCCAGCTTTGCAGCCGAAGATAGTGCAGGCATTAAGAGAAAGAGAGAAAGAAATAGAGCCGCATGAGTCACTAGAACAAAGAGTGCAGGATTGGTATCGGGGAGAGGAGGAGCAGTTATGGGCTCGGCCCACGGCCATCTTTAGCCATTGTGGGCCCATCAATATGATTTTGGAGTATTTGGACCCCAAGAAAGAGCAGCTCGACTACCCCTATACTTGTCCCTATGGTTGCCATACGCCTTTGGGCAGTATTTGGGAGCTAGAAATTGGAGAGGCTGGGGGAGTAGATGGGGCGCTTTGGTGGAATTGGGAGTAG
- a CDS encoding WG repeat-containing protein, which yields MNWKNIKVNAAGNGFCLEGQAIFGPYKSVLKFHAPGLAPVEDETGSYHINSEGMALYRQRYLRTFGYYCNRAAVSSEQGQFHIDTKGNAIYGERYDWCGNYQQDICTVRKGGDYFHIDWQGHPLYEERYRYAGDFRDGYACVRQADGYCLHIDSQGKALHPYRYLELDVFHKGFARAKDEAGWLHIDLAGRPIYNRRFLQLEPFYNGFALVQNQGGEHEIINEKGDCQHKI from the coding sequence ATGAATTGGAAAAACATAAAAGTCAATGCTGCAGGCAATGGATTTTGCTTGGAAGGGCAAGCTATTTTTGGCCCTTATAAGTCGGTATTAAAGTTTCATGCGCCGGGTTTGGCGCCTGTAGAAGACGAAACGGGCAGCTATCATATCAACAGCGAGGGCATGGCCCTTTATCGGCAGCGATATTTGCGGACCTTTGGTTATTATTGTAATCGGGCGGCGGTATCTTCGGAGCAGGGGCAATTCCATATAGACACAAAAGGAAATGCCATTTATGGAGAGCGTTATGACTGGTGTGGCAACTATCAGCAAGACATTTGCACGGTCCGAAAAGGCGGGGATTACTTCCATATTGACTGGCAGGGACATCCGCTTTATGAGGAGCGTTATCGCTATGCGGGAGACTTTAGAGATGGCTATGCCTGTGTTCGTCAGGCCGATGGCTATTGTTTGCATATTGATTCTCAGGGCAAGGCCTTGCATCCTTATCGCTATCTAGAGCTAGATGTTTTTCACAAAGGATTTGCTCGGGCCAAAGATGAGGCGGGTTGGTTGCATATCGATTTGGCGGGGCGGCCCATATATAATCGTCGATTTTTGCAGCTAGAGCCCTTTTACAATGGCTTTGCATTGGTGCAGAACCAAGGGGGGGAACATGAAATTATTAACGAAAAAGGAGACTGTCAACATAAAATATGA